A window of the Yersinia rochesterensis genome harbors these coding sequences:
- the folP gene encoding dihydropteroate synthase has translation MHLKARGLKLDLTRPQVMGILNVTPDSFSDGGHHNNLDKALQHAQLMLSAGATLIDIGGESTRPGAAEVSEQEELDRVVPVVEALAKRFDVWLSVDTSKAAVITESARVGAHLINDIRSLQEPGALEAAAKTGLPVCLMHMQGQPQSMQQSPHYDDLMTDINQFFKHHIDRCVAGGIAKSKLLLDPGFGFGKNLAHNYQLLARLAELHHFDLPLLVGMSRKSMVGQLLNVPPQQRVIGSVACAVIAAMQGAQIVRVHDVKETVEAMCIVEATLSAKG, from the coding sequence ATGCATTTAAAGGCTAGAGGTCTGAAGTTGGATCTCACTCGCCCGCAGGTTATGGGTATTCTGAATGTCACACCAGATTCATTTTCGGATGGTGGGCATCACAATAATCTTGATAAAGCATTACAACACGCCCAACTGATGTTATCGGCGGGTGCTACGCTAATTGATATTGGTGGTGAGTCCACTCGCCCCGGTGCTGCTGAAGTTAGTGAGCAAGAAGAACTTGATCGGGTCGTGCCTGTGGTGGAAGCATTGGCGAAACGTTTTGATGTTTGGCTATCTGTAGATACATCCAAAGCAGCGGTAATCACTGAGTCAGCTCGTGTCGGCGCTCACCTAATCAATGATATTCGTTCGTTGCAAGAACCCGGTGCGCTTGAAGCTGCGGCAAAAACCGGCTTGCCGGTGTGCCTGATGCATATGCAAGGGCAGCCACAAAGTATGCAGCAGTCCCCTCATTACGATGATCTTATGACTGATATAAATCAGTTTTTTAAGCACCATATTGACCGTTGTGTTGCGGGCGGTATCGCAAAAAGTAAATTGTTACTCGACCCGGGCTTCGGTTTCGGTAAAAATCTGGCGCATAATTATCAACTACTGGCACGGTTGGCCGAACTTCACCATTTTGATCTGCCATTATTGGTCGGGATGTCACGAAAATCTATGGTTGGGCAGCTATTAAATGTTCCGCCACAACAACGGGTTATCGGGAGTGTCGCTTGCGCTGTCATTGCCGCAATGCAAGGCGCGCAGATTGTCAGAGTGCATGATGTCAAAGAAACTGTCGAGGCGATGTGTATCGTCGAGGCAACACTTTCAGCGAAGGGATAA
- the glmM gene encoding phosphoglucosamine mutase, with amino-acid sequence MSNRKYFGTDGIRGKVGDSPITPDFVLKLGWAAGKVLARHGSRKIIIGKDTRISGYMLESALEAGLAAAGLSASFTGPMPTPAVAYLTRTFRAEAGIVISASHNPFYDNGIKFFSIDGTKLPDDVEEAIEAEMEKPLTCVESAELGKANRIVDAAGRYIEFCKGTFPSELSLNELKIVVDCANGATYHIAPSVLRELGATVITIGCEPDGMNINEQCGATDVRLLQERVLAEKAHVGLAFDGDGDRLMMVDHLGNKVDGDQILYIIAREGLRQGQLKGGAVGTLMSNMGLQLALKELGIPFVRAKVGDRYVLEAMQEKGWRIGAENSGHVILLDKTTTGDGIVAGLQVLTAMVRNHMSLQDLCSGMKLLPQILVNVRFSGDHNPLKSDSVEEVTRQVEKELGDRGRVLLRKSGTEPLIRVMVEGDAEEALISEMANRIADAVKAAG; translated from the coding sequence ATGAGTAACCGTAAATACTTTGGTACAGATGGCATTCGCGGCAAAGTGGGTGACAGCCCGATTACGCCAGATTTTGTATTAAAGCTGGGCTGGGCTGCCGGTAAAGTTCTGGCTCGACATGGTTCTCGTAAAATTATCATCGGTAAGGATACGCGCATTTCTGGCTATATGCTGGAATCAGCACTGGAAGCCGGTCTGGCTGCTGCAGGGCTATCCGCTTCATTCACCGGTCCGATGCCGACCCCTGCGGTTGCTTATTTGACGCGAACTTTCCGCGCAGAAGCGGGCATCGTTATTTCGGCATCCCATAATCCTTTCTATGATAATGGCATTAAATTCTTCTCAATTGACGGCACTAAATTGCCTGATGATGTGGAAGAGGCGATTGAAGCCGAGATGGAAAAACCATTAACTTGCGTAGAATCTGCGGAGCTGGGCAAAGCCAACCGTATCGTGGATGCTGCGGGCCGTTACATTGAGTTTTGCAAAGGGACATTCCCGAGCGAACTCAGCTTGAATGAGCTGAAAATTGTGGTCGATTGCGCTAATGGCGCAACTTATCACATTGCGCCAAGCGTATTGCGCGAGCTAGGTGCAACCGTCATTACTATCGGCTGTGAGCCGGATGGTATGAACATTAACGAGCAATGTGGTGCCACAGATGTTCGCTTGCTGCAAGAACGTGTTCTTGCCGAAAAAGCGCATGTTGGGCTGGCATTTGACGGCGACGGTGACCGGCTGATGATGGTCGATCACTTGGGTAATAAGGTTGATGGCGACCAGATCCTCTATATCATTGCTCGTGAAGGTCTACGTCAAGGCCAGCTGAAAGGCGGCGCTGTCGGCACTCTGATGAGCAATATGGGGTTGCAACTGGCGTTGAAGGAGCTGGGCATTCCGTTTGTTCGCGCTAAAGTAGGCGACCGCTACGTGCTGGAAGCTATGCAGGAAAAAGGCTGGAGAATTGGTGCTGAAAACTCAGGCCACGTAATCCTGTTGGATAAAACCACCACTGGTGATGGTATTGTGGCTGGTTTGCAGGTGCTGACTGCGATGGTGCGTAACCATATGAGCTTGCAGGATTTGTGCAGCGGTATGAAGTTATTGCCACAAATTCTGGTCAATGTGCGTTTCTCTGGTGATCATAATCCACTGAAATCAGATTCAGTTGAAGAAGTGACCCGCCAGGTTGAAAAAGAACTGGGCGACCGTGGCCGAGTTCTGTTGCGTAAGTCAGGTACTGAACCATTAATCCGAGTGATGGTTGAAGGTGATGCTGAAGAGGCACTGATTTCTGAAATGGCGAATCGGATTGCTGATGCGGTAAAAGCGGCAGGATAA
- the secG gene encoding preprotein translocase subunit SecG, whose product MYEALLVIFLLISIGLVALIMLQQGKGADMGASFGAGASATLFGSNGSGNFMTRMTAVLAALFFVISLILGNMSTNQGNKGSEWENLGQPAKAEQTTAPVAPTKPSSDIPQ is encoded by the coding sequence ATGTACGAAGCTCTTCTGGTTATTTTCTTGCTGATTTCGATTGGGCTAGTTGCTCTGATCATGCTGCAGCAAGGTAAAGGCGCGGATATGGGAGCCTCATTCGGAGCAGGTGCTTCTGCAACTCTGTTCGGTTCGAATGGTTCCGGTAACTTTATGACCCGCATGACGGCTGTATTGGCGGCGCTATTTTTCGTCATTAGCTTGATTTTGGGCAATATGAGCACCAACCAGGGCAATAAAGGCAGCGAGTGGGAAAATCTGGGTCAGCCAGCAAAAGCTGAACAGACTACAGCACCAGTAGCGCCGACTAAGCCGAGTAGTGATATCCCGCAGTAA
- the rimP gene encoding ribosome maturation factor RimP: MSTLEQKLTEIISAPVEALGYELVGIEFIRGRQSTLRIYIDSDDGITVDACADVSHQVSAVLDVEDPITVAYNLEVSSPGLERPMFTAEHYTRYLGEEVTLVLRMAMQNRRKWQGIIKAVDGEMITVTVDGKDEVFALSNIQKANLVPHF; this comes from the coding sequence TTGTCCACATTAGAACAAAAGTTAACAGAGATAATTTCAGCACCGGTAGAGGCCTTAGGCTATGAATTAGTCGGCATCGAGTTCATCCGGGGGCGCCAATCGACGCTACGAATCTATATTGATAGTGACGACGGAATCACTGTTGATGCTTGTGCTGATGTCAGCCACCAGGTCAGCGCTGTCTTGGATGTCGAAGATCCCATTACGGTCGCTTACAACTTAGAAGTTTCCTCTCCGGGCCTTGAACGCCCAATGTTCACTGCTGAACACTATACTCGTTACCTTGGTGAAGAAGTTACTTTGGTGTTGCGTATGGCTATGCAGAACCGCCGTAAATGGCAGGGCATTATCAAAGCCGTTGATGGTGAAATGATCACGGTTACTGTGGATGGAAAAGATGAAGTGTTCGCGCTGAGCAACATCCAGAAAGCGAACCTGGTACCCCACTTTTAA
- the nusA gene encoding transcription termination factor NusA, with translation MNKEILAVVEAVSNEKSLPREKIFEALETALATATKKKYEQEIEVRVSIDRKTGDFDTFRRWVAVDEVTMPTREITLDAAQYEDPSLQLGDYVEDQIESVTFDRITTQTAKQVIVQKVREAERAMVVEQFRQYLGEIVTGTVKKVNRDSIALDLGHNAEAVINREDMLPRENFRPGDRIRGVLYDVRPEARGAQLFVSRSRPEMLIELFRIEVPEIGEELIEIKAAARDPGSRAKIAVKTNDKRIDPVGACVGMRGARVQAVSSELGGERIDIVLWDDNPAQFVINAMAPADVASIVVDEDKHTMDVAVEASNLAQAIGRNGQNVRLAAQLSGWELNVMTADDLQAKHQAEAHAAIDTFTKYLDIDEDFATILVEEGFSSLEELAYVPMKELLEIDGLDEDTVEALRDRAKAALTTLALAQEESLGDQKPADDLLNLAGLERSMAFKLAARGVCTLEDLAEQGIDDLADIEGLSDEQAGELIMAARNICWFGDNA, from the coding sequence ATGAACAAAGAGATTCTGGCTGTTGTAGAAGCAGTTTCCAATGAGAAATCCCTTCCGCGCGAGAAGATTTTTGAGGCGTTGGAAACCGCTCTAGCGACAGCGACCAAGAAAAAATACGAACAAGAAATTGAAGTTCGCGTCAGCATCGACCGTAAAACCGGTGATTTCGACACCTTCCGTCGTTGGGTTGCCGTTGATGAAGTCACGATGCCAACTCGCGAAATTACGTTAGACGCGGCTCAATATGAAGATCCATCGCTCCAGTTGGGCGATTATGTTGAAGATCAGATTGAATCTGTCACTTTTGACCGCATTACCACCCAAACTGCCAAGCAAGTTATCGTACAAAAAGTGCGTGAAGCAGAACGGGCTATGGTAGTTGAACAATTCCGCCAGTATTTAGGTGAGATTGTTACCGGCACGGTTAAGAAAGTTAACCGCGACAGTATTGCACTGGATCTGGGCCATAATGCCGAAGCTGTTATTAACCGCGAAGACATGTTACCGCGTGAAAACTTCCGCCCAGGCGACCGTATCCGTGGTGTTTTGTACGATGTTCGTCCAGAAGCTCGCGGTGCTCAGCTGTTTGTCAGCCGTTCACGCCCTGAAATGCTGATCGAACTGTTCCGCATTGAAGTGCCAGAAATCGGCGAAGAATTGATCGAAATTAAAGCCGCTGCCCGTGATCCAGGTTCGCGTGCTAAAATTGCGGTTAAAACCAACGACAAACGTATCGACCCGGTCGGTGCTTGTGTTGGTATGCGTGGTGCCCGTGTTCAAGCTGTTTCCAGCGAACTTGGCGGCGAGCGCATTGATATTGTATTGTGGGATGATAATCCAGCCCAGTTTGTTATTAATGCCATGGCGCCAGCTGATGTTGCGTCAATTGTGGTTGATGAAGACAAACACACAATGGATGTTGCCGTTGAAGCCAGTAACCTGGCACAGGCAATTGGCCGTAATGGCCAGAATGTGCGTTTAGCGGCACAGCTGAGTGGCTGGGAACTGAACGTAATGACGGCGGACGATCTTCAGGCGAAGCATCAGGCCGAGGCTCATGCCGCTATTGATACCTTCACCAAATATCTTGATATCGATGAAGACTTTGCCACCATCTTGGTAGAGGAAGGTTTCTCTTCTCTGGAAGAATTGGCTTACGTGCCAATGAAAGAACTTCTGGAAATCGATGGTCTTGACGAAGATACGGTTGAAGCGCTGCGTGACCGCGCCAAAGCTGCATTGACCACGCTGGCCCTGGCACAAGAAGAAAGTCTTGGCGACCAAAAACCCGCTGATGATCTGCTGAATCTGGCTGGTCTGGAACGTAGCATGGCATTTAAATTGGCTGCGCGCGGTGTGTGTACGCTGGAAGATCTTGCCGAGCAGGGTATCGATGATCTGGCAGATATTGAAGGGCTTAGCGATGAGCAAGCCGGCGAGCTGATAATGGCTGCACGTAATATCTGTTGGTTTGGCGATAACGCGTAA
- the infB gene encoding translation initiation factor IF-2 — protein sequence MTDVTVKSLAAEIQTPVDRLVQQFADAGIKKSEVDSVTQQEKETLLAHLNREHGSAPNKLTLQRKTRSTLNIPSTGGKSKSVQIEVRKKRTYVNTPEAEQAKAEEQAQREAEEQAQREAEAAAQKIAEEKAKRAAEEQAKREAAEKAKRQAAEKEKVTNQQTDEKTKPAQTDKARREAEAAELKRSVEEETRRKVEEDAKRVAEEARKMAAENEGKWPAPVTEQTESADYHVTTSQHARAAEDENDAKVEGDRRSRTRGGKATKQKKGNKLSESKADREEARAVGRKGKRKPSTLQQSFNKPVVAVNRDVVIGETVTVAELANKMAVKGSQVIKAMMKLGAMATINQVIDQETAQLVAEEMGHKVILRRENELEEALMSDRDTGAEAAAEHRAPVVTIMGHVDHGKTSLLDYIRSTKVASGEAGGITQHIGAYHVETENGMITFLDTPGHAAFTSMRARGAQATDIVVLVVAADDGVMPQTIEAIQHAKAANVPVVVAVNKVDKPAADPSRVKTELIQYGIISEDFGGDVPFIEVSAKVGTGIDNLLQAILLQAEVMELKAVRTGMASGVVIESFLDKGRGPVATVLVQQGTLNKGDIVLCGFEYGRVRAMRDELGRDITSAGPSIPVEILGLSSVPAAGDEVTVVRDEKKAREVALYRQGKFREVKLARQQKSKLENMFANMTEGEVSELNIVIKSDVQGSCEAICDSLEKLSTDEVKVRIVGSGVGGITETDATLAAASGAIILGFNVRADASARRVVETEGLDLRYYSVIYSLIDEVKQAMSGMLAPEYKQQIIGLAEVRDVFKSPKFGAIAGCMVTEGVIKRNNPIRVLRDNVVIYEGELESLRRFKDDVSEVRNGMECGIGVKNYNDVRTGDVIEVFEIIEIKRTID from the coding sequence ATGACAGATGTAACCGTAAAATCGCTGGCAGCTGAGATTCAGACTCCAGTTGATCGCCTGGTACAGCAATTTGCTGATGCAGGGATCAAGAAGTCTGAAGTAGACTCAGTTACCCAGCAAGAAAAAGAAACATTGCTGGCGCACTTAAACCGTGAACACGGTAGTGCGCCTAATAAACTCACGTTGCAACGCAAAACGCGTAGCACCTTGAATATTCCGAGCACCGGCGGAAAAAGTAAATCGGTGCAAATAGAGGTCCGCAAGAAACGCACTTATGTAAATACGCCGGAAGCTGAACAAGCGAAAGCGGAAGAGCAGGCACAGCGTGAAGCGGAAGAGCAGGCACAACGTGAAGCGGAAGCAGCAGCGCAGAAAATCGCTGAAGAAAAAGCTAAACGAGCGGCCGAAGAACAAGCCAAACGTGAGGCCGCTGAAAAAGCTAAACGCCAAGCAGCGGAAAAAGAAAAAGTGACGAATCAACAAACCGACGAAAAAACCAAGCCAGCTCAGACTGATAAAGCACGCCGTGAAGCTGAAGCTGCCGAGCTGAAACGCTCTGTAGAAGAAGAAACACGCCGTAAGGTCGAGGAAGACGCTAAACGCGTTGCTGAGGAAGCCCGTAAAATGGCAGCCGAAAATGAAGGTAAATGGCCAGCACCTGTGACTGAGCAGACTGAATCTGCCGATTACCATGTGACCACCTCACAACATGCGCGCGCCGCGGAAGATGAAAACGACGCCAAAGTTGAAGGTGATCGCCGCAGCCGCACTCGTGGTGGTAAAGCAACTAAACAGAAGAAAGGCAATAAACTCTCCGAGTCTAAAGCTGATCGCGAAGAAGCACGTGCTGTTGGCCGTAAAGGCAAACGTAAACCAAGCACATTACAACAGAGCTTCAACAAGCCTGTTGTTGCCGTTAACCGCGATGTAGTGATTGGCGAGACGGTAACTGTTGCTGAACTGGCAAACAAAATGGCTGTTAAAGGCTCTCAGGTCATCAAAGCAATGATGAAACTGGGTGCAATGGCAACCATTAACCAGGTTATCGATCAGGAAACAGCACAGCTGGTTGCTGAAGAGATGGGCCACAAAGTTATCCTGCGTCGTGAAAACGAGCTGGAAGAAGCGCTGATGAGCGACCGTGATACCGGCGCTGAAGCTGCAGCTGAGCACCGCGCTCCAGTTGTGACCATCATGGGCCACGTTGACCACGGTAAAACTTCTCTGCTGGATTACATCCGCTCCACGAAAGTGGCGTCAGGTGAAGCCGGCGGTATTACACAGCACATCGGCGCTTATCACGTTGAAACTGAAAACGGCATGATCACTTTCCTGGATACACCGGGACACGCCGCGTTTACTTCAATGCGTGCCCGTGGTGCTCAGGCGACTGATATAGTGGTGCTGGTTGTTGCAGCCGACGATGGCGTGATGCCACAGACTATCGAAGCTATTCAGCATGCCAAAGCGGCGAACGTGCCAGTTGTGGTTGCTGTGAATAAAGTCGATAAGCCAGCCGCTGACCCAAGCCGTGTTAAAACTGAATTGATTCAATACGGTATTATATCCGAAGATTTTGGCGGCGATGTTCCATTCATCGAAGTCTCTGCGAAAGTCGGTACCGGTATTGATAATCTGCTGCAAGCAATTCTGCTGCAAGCTGAAGTCATGGAACTGAAAGCAGTTCGTACTGGCATGGCAAGTGGTGTTGTTATCGAATCCTTCTTGGATAAAGGCCGTGGCCCAGTTGCTACCGTGCTGGTTCAACAAGGTACGCTGAACAAAGGCGATATCGTACTGTGTGGCTTCGAGTATGGCCGTGTACGTGCGATGCGTGACGAGCTAGGCCGTGATATCACGTCTGCTGGTCCTTCTATTCCGGTTGAGATCCTGGGCTTGTCCAGTGTTCCAGCTGCTGGTGACGAAGTTACTGTTGTTCGTGACGAGAAGAAAGCCCGTGAAGTTGCACTGTATCGTCAGGGCAAATTCCGCGAGGTTAAGCTGGCTCGTCAGCAGAAATCTAAACTGGAAAACATGTTTGCTAACATGACCGAAGGTGAAGTTTCTGAACTGAACATCGTCATCAAATCTGACGTACAGGGTTCTTGTGAAGCTATCTGTGATTCACTAGAAAAACTGTCTACCGATGAAGTGAAAGTCCGCATTGTGGGTTCAGGCGTTGGTGGTATCACCGAAACTGACGCAACACTGGCCGCAGCTTCTGGCGCAATCATCCTTGGCTTTAACGTTCGTGCTGATGCTTCAGCGCGTCGTGTAGTAGAAACTGAAGGCTTGGATCTGCGTTACTACTCAGTCATTTATAGCTTGATTGATGAAGTTAAGCAGGCGATGAGTGGTATGCTGGCACCTGAGTACAAACAACAAATCATTGGTTTGGCTGAAGTTCGTGATGTGTTTAAATCACCGAAATTTGGCGCCATTGCTGGTTGTATGGTTACTGAAGGTGTGATTAAGCGTAATAATCCAATCCGTGTTCTGCGCGACAACGTGGTTATCTATGAAGGCGAGCTGGAATCTCTGCGCCGCTTCAAAGATGACGTTAGCGAAGTTCGTAATGGCATGGAATGTGGTATCGGCGTTAAGAACTACAATGACGTCCGTACGGGTGATGTGATCGAAGTCTTCGAAATTATCGAAATCAAACGTACTATCGATTAA
- the rbfA gene encoding 30S ribosome-binding factor RbfA: protein MAKEFSRSQRVSQEMQKEIALILQREIKDPRVGMATVSGIELSRDLAYAKVFVTFLNVLTDNADPDTVKNGIKALQDASGYIRTLLGKAMRLRIVPELTFAYDNSLIEGMRMSNLVTNVIKNDAERQVNPGNDEEK from the coding sequence ATGGCAAAAGAATTCAGCCGTTCTCAGCGTGTTTCACAAGAAATGCAAAAAGAGATCGCACTCATCTTACAGCGCGAAATCAAAGACCCTCGTGTTGGCATGGCGACCGTGTCAGGTATCGAGCTATCTCGTGATTTGGCTTACGCTAAAGTCTTTGTGACCTTCCTGAATGTGTTAACTGACAATGCTGATCCGGATACAGTAAAAAATGGCATTAAAGCACTGCAAGATGCCTCCGGTTATATCCGCACTCTGCTGGGTAAAGCAATGCGCTTGCGTATCGTGCCAGAACTGACTTTCGCTTATGACAACTCTCTGATTGAAGGGATGCGGATGTCTAACCTGGTGACTAACGTCATCAAAAATGATGCAGAACGTCAGGTTAATCCAGGAAACGACGAGGAGAAGTAA
- the truB gene encoding tRNA pseudouridine(55) synthase TruB: MGRPRRRGRDINGVLLLDKPLGLSSNDVLQKVKRLFSANRAGHTGALDPLATGMLPICLGEATKFSQFLLDSDKRYRVVARLGQRTDTSDAEGALISEREVNVTQAQMDAALDSFRGDSQQVPSMYSALKHQGKPLYEYARQGIEVEREARSITVYELLFIRWEGNDLELEIHCSKGTYIRTIVDDLGELLGCGAHVSYLRRLQVATYPSDRMVTLEQLTAMVEAAQAAERSPNAELDALLLPMDSAVLNFPEVNLLPAVAAYIKQGQPVHVAGAPGEGMVRITEGEERNFIGIGTIAEDGRVAPKRLVVEYAE, encoded by the coding sequence ATGGGTCGTCCACGTCGTCGCGGCCGTGACATTAACGGCGTTCTGTTATTGGATAAGCCGCTGGGCCTCTCCTCTAATGACGTTTTACAAAAGGTAAAACGCCTCTTTAGCGCAAACCGCGCAGGTCATACTGGTGCACTTGATCCTTTGGCGACCGGTATGTTGCCTATCTGTCTGGGTGAAGCGACCAAGTTTTCCCAATTTTTGCTAGATTCAGATAAACGCTATCGTGTTGTGGCCCGTTTAGGTCAACGGACTGATACCTCGGATGCCGAAGGCGCATTAATCAGCGAGCGGGAAGTTAATGTCACGCAGGCGCAGATGGATGCCGCTCTGGACAGTTTCCGTGGTGATAGCCAGCAAGTGCCATCCATGTATTCTGCGTTGAAGCATCAAGGCAAGCCACTGTATGAATATGCCCGTCAGGGGATTGAAGTAGAGCGCGAAGCGCGCAGTATTACTGTGTACGAGCTGCTCTTTATCCGCTGGGAAGGTAATGACCTAGAGCTGGAAATTCATTGCTCTAAAGGGACTTACATTCGCACCATTGTTGATGATTTGGGTGAATTGTTGGGTTGCGGCGCGCATGTCAGTTATTTGCGCCGTTTGCAGGTAGCGACTTATCCAAGTGATCGTATGGTGACTTTAGAGCAGTTAACGGCGATGGTTGAAGCGGCACAAGCAGCAGAGCGTTCGCCAAATGCGGAACTGGATGCGCTGCTATTGCCGATGGACAGTGCAGTATTAAATTTCCCTGAAGTCAATCTGTTACCTGCTGTTGCTGCTTATATAAAACAAGGGCAGCCGGTGCATGTAGCCGGTGCGCCAGGCGAAGGAATGGTTCGTATCACTGAAGGTGAAGAGCGTAATTTCATTGGTATTGGCACCATTGCAGAAGATGGCCGAGTGGCTCCTAAGCGCTTGGTTGTGGAATATGCTGAGTAG
- the rpsO gene encoding 30S ribosomal protein S15, which translates to MSLSVEAKAKIVADFGRGANDTGSSEVQVALLTAQINHLQSHFSEHKKDHHSRRGLLRMVSTRRKLLDYLKREDISRYASLIERLGLRR; encoded by the coding sequence ATGTCTCTAAGTGTTGAAGCGAAAGCTAAAATCGTTGCTGACTTCGGTCGCGGTGCCAATGACACCGGTTCAAGCGAAGTTCAGGTTGCTCTGTTGACTGCTCAAATTAACCATTTGCAAAGTCACTTCTCCGAGCACAAAAAAGATCACCACAGTCGTCGTGGTCTGCTGCGTATGGTATCCACGCGTCGTAAGCTGCTGGACTACCTGAAGCGTGAAGACATATCGCGTTATGCTTCCCTGATCGAGCGTCTGGGTCTGCGTCGCTAA